Part of the Anomaloglossus baeobatrachus isolate aAnoBae1 chromosome 1, aAnoBae1.hap1, whole genome shotgun sequence genome, ACAATATTTCAGGAGAGGTTTTCAATATTAGAATAAGGTTCTCATTCTACAGAAATGACAGGATTCCTGTGACTGGGTGATGGGGTTTATTGTATGATTTCTCCTTTCTTCACAGAGTACTTTGATAGATGCAGCTGTGTGTGCATGGACAAGAAATGTACTGGTAAGTATTATCCTATATTCCTATATATACATTACTATATAGAGATAAGTTTTATCTGAATCGCAGCCCTCAGATTTGGATGTGACTCAGCCCCTTGGCCACAATGTGATCTGTACAGCCGAGCCGCAGTCCGGGCTTTACActttgtgcacaattattagggaaTTTGTTCTTTTGGTGATTCCTTTTATTATTGAACATCTACAGTGCCTGTTGGTCAATTCAAGAGGTTAATAAACCTGAAATCTGAATATTTAggaaagtaaaagtgaggtttttCTTTTTTTAGGAGAATATATGTGTACATAATTATTGGCATATATTAGAATGTAAAATTATGTAACAATGAAAAATCTAAATGTTCCCATCTTAATTGTTTATTTTCATTTGTACAATAATATATTTCTGCCATTAATaaaatatcagtgaccaatatagcatCCTTTCTTCAATAGCCGTCATAAGTCTTCTACCCATGGAGTCTGTCGGTTTCTTAATCTATGGACACTTTTTGGGCAGCCCCTACCTCAGCGCTCCAGACATTGTGCAGGGAGGGACTGATTTCATTCTTAGCTATTTCAGGATTGCTGCACCCCCCTCTGTAAGACTTTTATCAATGGCTGACTTTTCAGACTCAGTTGAATCTCCTTTTTGGCCCTTTTCCCTGAGGGAAACAagctgcttaataattctgcacaccttgataaagggtgttgTATCCTTAGACCACAGCGTCCGTCATTACACAAATGATAGGCTTAATAGAATAAGCATTgaagtttatacagcttggagttggtaATTGTCATAAAActgatgatatggtcaaaatactcacttgtctaataattgtgcacacagtgcggTAAAACACAAGCCGCATAGTGCTCACTATACATTACAGCTTCAGAAGACTTCCAATAGGCCAGAGATCATGGCAGATAATCTTACAATGTACATGAATTTGATTCCTAATAATGAGGATCCTGCAGGTTCCATAATAAGCAGAATATAAGGGTCTATTTAATGCTAAATTCAGATTTAATTATTTCTTTATCAGATTTGAAGACCGGACATAAGTGCTCTCCCTGCAGAGACCAGGAAATTCACATTTCGGAGACTATAGATTGTGGAGGTGAGGAGACATTATAATACGACCAGTTACTTTTAGCTATAGGACCTGATTAATTATAGTGGTAATGTCAGAAATCTGGTGTAAAATACTTTGAAGTCACAAAATGTTTGCAGCACTTCAGGATGTGCAACAATTTTTAGGGTTTTCATATTTTTATGCCAGTTTTGGTCAGTTCCTTCAAAATGGGCAGACTGAGTGAGTGTCTGGGCAGGGTGGGGTGTGGTGATGCCTAATCATCTAATTAATCATATGCTGTAGCATACTTAACACCACAATTCTTACTCCAGTCACTGACTAGAGAAAGATTTGTAGCGAAGCACACAGAGGCCCACAACACGTGAGACACACTTGATTCATTAAGAGCACGGAGAGAAATCGGGCAGAGGGAGACACAGAACCATCATACTGAGCTGTCAGGTCTTTTACCTCACATCGGAGCTTGAGTCACATCTACACAGTTCAGTATTGCAGTATAATTTCCTACATGCCCCTGCTGCTTTCTGTATGATCAATAAAAAATGGAGGGCAGGAATCCATCCCTCGttctctgtgtgctgtgtataggagagatCACAGCACCCAGTCTCCTCACACCAGCTCAGAGGGGATTGCAAACTACAAAACAGCCTGTAGAGGGGACGATCAGTGTAACATGCAGGACACAAGTCATAATGGCCAGATAGAGCGTTATTCCTCAAGTGCCACAGAcaattaaggctggtttcacactacgtctttttaacatccgttgaaaacgttattttagcggaagtacggatccagtgcaaatgcgttttcatttcaatgcatttgcaatggactcgcgtccacctgcgttcacctgcgtttgcgtgcgttatagtgcggatccggtgacttgcagtttttttaacatgtttcaaaaacgctacttgtagcgtttttgagctgcgtcaaaatactgcaagtcaccggatccgcactataacgcacgcgaacgcaggtgaacgctggcgtgctgatagacaggatcctgcttttgtactgagcatgcccagaaagtactgagcatgcccagaaccagcctcgcgtgatctgtctctctctcctcctccctccctcaccctctctctctctctctatctgtctttcccccttcctccctccctccctctcccccacctgagagctgcggacactcgtaaccaaggtaaatatcgcgtaaccacttctcttagttacccgatgtttacgttggttacgcgtgcaggcagccctgctcctagcagctgcagacactcgtaaccaagataaatatcgggtatccaaggccgatgtttaccttggttaccagcgtctgcagctgtcagaagccggctcccagtctagctcccctcactcccgatcacatgactccaatgcccgcccctaaacatccagtgcaggatcctgcaaaataacatatgcgtttgcatacgttatttgctgtaaaagcaggatccgtacttccgctaaaaaaacgttttcaacggatgttaaaaagacgtagtgtgaaaccagccttactgtgAAAAATGACTTGAAAGTACAGTCACCCTGTGAATGCAGATACAGAATAGCTACACAATTACTTCTCTAAagttttctgttatttttttttaatgtagaaAGGAATATAGAAGTTGCAGAGGATGAAGATCTAATCCTGGATTGTAGCTTTCCATGGCATTCCCTGCTGGAGCAACCCTATAAAAACAACTTTGTTAGGGTAAGTACAAGACAATTACCTAAAGTATATGGGTAAAAGTCAGAGATTAGATTATGAAAATAACTTCTATCATTGTACATACAACCATAAATTCGGGGATTAGTTCCCCAATGATAatgacaataataaaaataatcctgATAATAAATCATTGTAACATTATGACTTGTATCTTTTCAGCTTATCTCCAGCGTGTTTCCCTTTTCTCCATTCATTGAACTCGAATCTAAAGTGATTGAGGAGCCCTATATAGAGATGAAGGGCGTCCAGAAGAAAGATGAAGGCATGTACATGTGTTCTACCATTCTGCAGTCTGACGTGCCGGTCAGTAAGATCATCTATCATGTGAAAGGTGAGGCTATATTATAGTAAAGAAGAAGTCCAGCTCATGCTAGTTTTCTCGTTTGGAGCTCGGATCCACTCATCCGGGACTAATGATAATGGAAGAAAATTCTGAGTCCATCTTTACAAACTGCGACTTCATGACTAAGGATGCTTGATATCTGAAACGCATGGAGGCAAAATAGGGGAATCTGGCGTCTGCTGTATACACCACATTTTATTCTAATGATAGAAGTCGAAGTTTGTGATGCTGGACTCAGAAGATATATTATCACTGACATTATGCTGAGTCTTAATATTTAGATACATGGGATTCAGATAACTCTGTAGATGATTATTATACGGATTAAAGATCTAGGCCCAATTCATAAAAGCTTTTACaccaaaaatgtgtaaaaaaaggtTTGAAAAGTCACAATTTTGGTACACATCAGAGTTGCACCAAAATTGTGTGCCTTTTGGCGTATTCACGCCAGTGTCTCAAGCTttaccaaaatgggcagagctgagcgggacaggAGTGTGACGCCACAGCTTGTCTAATCCATGATGAGCTGTGAcactccctatgccagaaatcttaatCCGGGATTGGAGTACAATTTTTGACATGCATTCAGATTTTTTTTCCTTATGGCATGTACTCTATGGATTATTTGTAtaatttgatagatcagacttttacagatgtggcaataccatatgttattttttttctttcagtttcACATTGGCAATAGGGGTTATTGAGACTTCATTGCTTGTTCTATATGCTGTGATAGTACTCTATTGAAGTGTAGAAAAAATGACGTTCACCTGTGAAGCTCAGCTGAAGGCTGGGGTGTGCAGGAGGACTGAGATGGCAGCCATTGTGGACATACCAACGCCCAAGGCTGAAATAACTGACAACCCATAGTCTGTGATTATGTCGCAGAGGGACTGAGATTTACAGTAGCATTTAAATTGTTAAGTAGCAGAGATCAGAGCTCACTATAGCTGACACTGATGCATACATCTCCTGCGTAcgttgcaggctcagctcctgaactTGCTACATACATGGAGACCGTTAATTAGTAGGATGTACAATCACATCCTGTATTGGGAAGGGGTTAATGTTCTATAAGTTACCATTCTTTAGATGAAATAAACTAATAAAGATTTTTGTTAACTTAGTTGTCAAAGGACCTGCAAGGACGACAGGAAGATACAAGCCTCGTCCTACTCTTCCTAATGAGCTTGACATCACTACGCCGGAGCTACCATTTATTCAGACACAATCCTTCAAAATAATATTGGTGGCCGGCGGCATCACCATCCTATTGATTGCTGGAATATGGTATGTACCCTTCATAGTATACAAGTAATAATTATAATTATGATGAGGTTTTTAGAGTTTCATGTAAATAACAGATATAAAATAACATACATActggttttttttttccagcatttgTATTTGTGTATACCGGTTCAAGAAAATGAAGAACAAGACTCTAGAACCAGTATAGTATGAAATATGAAGAACAATCAAGCACCATCCtatgggtacggttccacttgcgttctgcacggacgagtgcaaaccgataaaacatcggattgatcTTACTCTAGTGCAAAACCATGGGACTGTGTCCATCTGTCCcatgaccctcagctgatgctcgcagcagagggtcattagctctcgcatcggaagctatgtgcaagtggaaccgtaccctattatatagttacatgggttgaaaaaagacctaggtccatctagttcaaccttcctccatcaattatacatttgggcggcacggtggctcagtggttagcactgcagtcttgcagcactggggttctgagttcaaatcccaccaaggacaacatctgcaaggagtttgtatgttctccccgtgtttgcgtgggtttcctccgggttctccggtttcctcccacactctaagacatactgatagggaccttgaattgttagcgctgtggaattaatagcgctgaataaatattattatagaacATTATTTTGTCAATAAATCATTTCTAActgacaatgttttgtgtactgaggaaatcatcaacATTTTTTAAAAGCTCTTATTGTATCTGCTATTACTACCTTTTGTGAtagagtagtcagattgtggaatgcccaaactgtaaagaaccctttgtgatttagctgccggaatcggctttcttccactcacagtgaatgcccccctgatccttagtattactttggaaggaataagtcatgtgccagtcctttatattgacctacacatgtatttatacatataaatgagatctcctctgagacatctttgtttctaagctaaacaaatccagctttttaacctctcatcatatgggacagCTTCCATTCCTTTCTATAATCTAGAtgtccgcctttgaactgactctaaattatgaatgtcctttttaaaatgtggagcccaaaaatgtggccttacaagtaatttatagaggtgtaataatatgttgggatcacgggatataatctctttttatacaccctaaaattttgTTTCCTCTTGACATTGCGTATGTACCACCCCGCtcgcggcagccgagccgctcggatccagaccttctgtgggtggctcgagggtctccggacccgggggtctcgcggtcacttcaactaaaagggggtttgtggtttggggacgtagatgtatggccgTAGCCGCGttaagtctgtgacgccacccacgggatgtggcgaaggtgtacaccaccgctgcagttatggggcacccgggggagatgtttggcagcaaattgttaacccctccgtgggtagggatggtggcctcgggacccattgggggtgtttggcggtgcagtgagatgggcggccagagggttctgttgtactcactattagtaaacacatgagtctctggtaaaccaaggtgatggtggtcagtgcccgcagccggccgcagtctggtcccccacccggctggtggtctgtctttctcccgcacctgagtTGGATgttggactacctgtgcttgcaacttcaggagtccgctcccggcttgtggtcgcctaaggagccctttgcccgcagacgctggcccgtgggatttctgagccatggcggtggctgcttatccccctcattgggctattgtcttcagttgggactttgggtgggacaggacctcaagtcctggccacaatcagttaattagctatcccccagtagcttctggacctagcttcagggtctgagtacccctttgtgctccagtttccgagtcggttccccgggtcggtatcggcgggccactaccctgtcccggtccaccacggttccaccgagccgtcttcccggctcctgcagacagaggcctccgtatgcctcctagccagaggtaccagggctcctaccctggcacctgtcaaattgggttttctcctccgctggagctgcacacagctccagcccacacacctctccaacttgaactctgaaatgCAACTGACTGAACTgttacttttcccgccccaggctttcTGAACTCCTCAgtaggcgtcttccaaccgcctggttccgccccctggtgtgtccatcaagctctgggggtgtgactagggtttttaatgtttggctgaatgttacctatgagggacaggtgtaatgcggggccctatctgtgactacctggctggccagggcgtcacatgcactgctgctcagcttatttgtaaccagaatccacaagtccttctgttctgtagtctcgagtttacttccatttaatgtatacatagCTATAGGATTacactgccccccgaagaagctaacgtagcgaaacgcgttggggcttccttcCCCTATACTGGAACTCTGCCGTGGCATTTGCCTAAGCAGTTCTTCACTTTTTTGAAGGGTAAGCGGCAGTCTATTACCTATTTATATTGGAATTATTCTCCATAATATTATGGGAATGCTGCGGACCTATTCATTTGTATTTATTATGGCAGGGGCCCATGGTCTGGGAACCTTTTTCTGGGACTCTTTCTTTTTCCTGCACTATGTATTTTCACCACTTATTATGATGTTTGTCTCCTTGTCTAGATTGATTATAAAATAAACTTGTTATTTTGTACCACAAGGAGTCTCCATTTCTATAACATGTATGGCCCTTTAGTACTCCCCCTTTTTTCTTTGATTAATATGCAATTTTGGAGTGGCCTGAGAATATTTTCTTCTATTCCATCTGTTTCCCTGAAATTTTGTTATATAACTTTACATATATcagcattaaatctcatttgctaagtgtctgcccattctgacatcttatccagataattttgaaatattgtactatcaaggtcagtttttagtatcctacatagtttggtgtggtGAACAAAGACTGAAatgttactatcaatcccatccacaaggtcattaataaagagattaaaaagaattggtcctagcacagatccctgcggtacccgacTGCTGACCagtgccggattataggcggggcaggcggggctccagcgccGGGGTCCCCACCACAAGATCTTCTAAGGGGGCCCCTAGCACTGTGGGCagtggccgccattttattaacgccatGTGCCGACTAGAGGATAAATATTACTAGACGCCAAGAACTAGCATACACCGCCTCCTCCTGTCCTGTCACGCCTCCTCTCCTGTGGTTCCCGAGCATCGTGCACCTGCAGCCTGCCGTGCACCCGCCAATATTCAACTCTGCAGCGCCACGGTGATTAACCCCCCATGACTCCAGCTAGCTATATATAGATCGGGGGTAGCTGTATACGCAGGAGGGGAGCTGTACGCAGACACTGAGGGCTGTACACCTGGGGGAGGGAACTGTATAAGGATTAAGGAGACATtggagagctgtatacctttgcAGGGGAGGGAGGGCTGTATACCATTGTgggagggagagctgtatacccttgtagtggggagagctgtatacccttgtggggaagagggagagctgtatacccttgtgggggagggggagagctgtatacccttgtgggggagggggagagctgtatacccttgtggaggaggaggaaaagagctgtatacccttgtgggggagggggagagctgtatacccttgtgggggagagctgtatacccttgtggaggagggggagagctgtatacccttgtgggggaggGAGAGCTTTGGGGGAACTGTGTACATTGGGGAGCTTCATATGGAGAAATGGGAGGAGCTATATACCGATACATAAGGGCACTATACGGAGGTATGGGGGGCTGTATCCATGGAGGGGGCAGTATATGGAGACAAGgaggctgtatacagagacatgggTGACTGCATACATGGGGGCTGTATACATGGGGGATTGTTGAACACAATACCTTGTAAGCAAAGTACATAACATATCAAACTTAATTCATATTATAACACTAATAAAAAACAAAGTATTCGGCTAAAATtagatttttattgaaaaaaactgTTTAAAAACAGTAAATGTAAACAAAACAATCATCAATACAATACACTGTATAAATTAGCCAGTTCAGTACTTGGTGATAAATAtatctattctgtctcttcctggtagcaatgaatccaaccgctctaattatcaatcccttagataactgtatgattttactcactctaccggcttccacagatagtgttaactcagcccaacgatgacttgtagaaagacaaggagaaatgctgtagttttcttctagaatcttgtattaagtacaaagtaaaggcagatgaaaaggaataatctgtacagggttttagacatgtctcttcagcaatggttcctctggactaaactgaaggagaagggaggagctttctatagagaagccaactaagggaggtacatagggacaaacttcatacagtctaatctacctagtaacaataaggaatttcctgataggaggaaaaatatgcaatgcaagaattatatacaacaggttgttcccgttcatgggacacaacaatatCAATAAGTTAATATTCTCATTAGATttcgaaaaaaaaaatcatagataTATTTAGTTAAATAGCACGTGAGTAGCTGCGTATAGGTGTTTAATGCGTATATCAGCAAAGAAAATGGGGCCTTAGAATAAAGTGCAAAGTGTAAAAGGACCTCTATCAATAAAGTGACAAATGCTGAATATACTCACCAATGTGCAAAAAACGCAGTAGCCAATGCTTATATTAGCTAGATGTAAATTAAGAAAAAATCCATAGGCTACACAGTACCTTATGAGTAAAATAAGCCTCACAAGGAGAAGTGGATAGTTCAAGGTTCCTTTAAATCTGCACCAGCAGAGTATAGCGGGGTGGCCAGTGTTTGCCTGCCTCCAGTAGCCACCCTGCTATACTCTGCCACTGCAGATTTAAAGGAACCCCTTCATACTTTAAGAttgctcccctgaggaagccacgctTTAGTGGTGGAAACA contains:
- the LOC142296827 gene encoding izumo sperm-egg fusion protein 1-like; the encoded protein is MGRLKRNIEVAEDEDLILDCSFPWHSLLEQPYKNNFVRLISSVFPFSPFIELESKVIEEPYIEMKGVQKKDEGMYMCSTILQSDVPVSKIIYHVKVVKGPARTTGRYKPRPTLPNELDITTPELPFIQTQSFKIILVAGGITILLIAGICICICVYRFKKMKNKTLEPV